A single region of the Actinoplanes sp. SE50/110 genome encodes:
- a CDS encoding MarC family protein, whose product MNVKLFGEFYVTLLVIVDPPGMVPVFLALTGALPAKARNRAGTHAVLLALGVIVGFAVAGQTLLDYLHVRLPALQAAGGLLLVLVALQLLTGKTDEPEEQAGTSNVALVPLGTPLLAGPGAIVATMLFVQRYKSLDGYLILGAAILAVMATVWLVLRFSGLIVRLLRPAGIEVLTRIAGLLLAAIAVQLIADAIFAFVQLYAPRL is encoded by the coding sequence GTGAATGTCAAGCTGTTCGGCGAGTTCTACGTGACCCTGCTGGTGATCGTCGATCCGCCCGGCATGGTCCCGGTCTTCCTGGCGCTGACCGGCGCCCTGCCCGCGAAGGCCCGCAACCGGGCCGGCACCCATGCGGTGCTGCTCGCGCTCGGTGTGATCGTCGGGTTCGCAGTTGCCGGGCAGACCCTGCTGGACTACCTGCACGTGCGGCTGCCAGCCCTGCAGGCGGCCGGTGGCCTGCTGCTCGTGCTGGTCGCGTTGCAGCTGCTCACCGGCAAGACCGACGAGCCTGAGGAGCAGGCCGGCACCAGCAACGTGGCGCTGGTCCCGCTCGGTACGCCGCTACTGGCCGGGCCGGGCGCGATCGTGGCCACCATGCTGTTCGTGCAGCGGTACAAGAGCCTCGACGGATACCTGATCCTGGGCGCCGCGATCCTGGCCGTGATGGCCACCGTGTGGCTGGTGCTGCGCTTCTCCGGGCTGATCGTGCGGCTGCTGCGCCCGGCCGGGATCGAGGTGCTCACCCGGATCGCCGGTCTGCTGCTCGCGGCGATCGCGGTGCAGCTCATCGCGGACGCGATCTTCGCCTTCGTGCAGTTGTACGCGCCGCGCCTCTGA